One Argiope bruennichi chromosome 5, qqArgBrue1.1, whole genome shotgun sequence DNA segment encodes these proteins:
- the LOC129968253 gene encoding uncharacterized protein LOC129968253, whose protein sequence is MQIPRCILTDSLKEVELHDFADASKDAYGAVIYLRSVTILNHVKVSLLWSKSKVAPFKVVTILRLELCAAEPVAKLASKTVSSLIIYKICIYSNPTIVLVWINTSSYLHKVFLSNRISRIQERTKEFF, encoded by the coding sequence ATGCAAATTCCTCGTTGCATTCTAACTGACTCCCTCAAGGAAGTTGAACTGCATGATTTTGCTGACGCATCGAAAGATGCTTATGGCGCAGTGATCTATCTTCGAAGTGTTACTATACTGAATCATGTGAAAGTTTCACTACTATGGAGCAAATCTAAAGTTGCTCCATTTAAAGTGGTGACAATACTCCGACTTGAGCTATGCGCTGCTGAGCCTGTTGCTAAGCTCGCTTCTAAAACTGTGTCATCtcttatcatatataaaatttgcatctACTCAAATCCGACTATAGTGCTTGTCTGGATTAATACTTCATCGTATCTGCATAAGGTGTTTCTGTCAAATAGAATTTCCCGCATCCAAGAGCGGACgaaagaatttttctaa